In Leisingera methylohalidivorans DSM 14336, a single genomic region encodes these proteins:
- the prpE gene encoding propionate-CoA ligase PrpE — translation MGYRDIYAGWKQDPEGFWMKAAQAINWIEAPKQALFDKGDGLYEWFSDAKVNTCYNAVDRHVEQGRGEQAAIIYDSPVTHTKREISYVELRNRVATLAGALRAKGIEKGDRVIIYMPMIPEALEAMLACARIGAVHSVVFGGFAANELAVRIDDAKPKAIIAASCGIEPGRTVHYKPLLDGAIDLSEHKPEFCVIFQREQEVADLIPGRDVNWHGFQYGVQPAECVPVEGNHPSYILYTSGTTGQPKGVIRDTAGQLVALNWTMKNIYNVDPGDVFWAASDVGWVVGHSYICYAPLIHGNTTVVFEGKPVGTPDAGTFWRVISEHGVKSFFTAPTAFRAVKREDPKGEFVRKYDLSCLQQVYLAGERADPDTITWAQNQLKVPVVDHWWQTETGWSIAANPLGIEKLPTKLGSPALPMPGYEVDILDEGGNLVAPGELGAIAVKLPLPPGTLPTLWNAGERFRKSYLTAFPGYYETGDAGTKDEDGYLYIMARTDDVINVAGHRLSTGGMEEVLSGHPDVAECAVIGVADNLKGQIPVGFLCLNSGAGRDPGEVVAEVVKLVREKIGPVAAFKLAAVVDRLPKTRSGKILRGTMVNIADGTPWKMPATIDDPAVLDEIKDALQAIGYAR, via the coding sequence ATGGGATATAGGGACATTTACGCCGGCTGGAAACAGGATCCGGAAGGGTTTTGGATGAAGGCTGCGCAGGCGATCAATTGGATTGAAGCCCCGAAACAGGCGCTGTTTGACAAGGGCGACGGTCTTTACGAATGGTTTTCCGATGCCAAGGTGAACACCTGCTACAACGCCGTTGACCGGCATGTGGAACAGGGCCGCGGCGAACAGGCCGCGATCATCTATGACAGCCCGGTCACTCATACCAAACGTGAAATCTCCTATGTCGAGCTGCGCAACCGGGTGGCCACGCTGGCCGGCGCGCTGCGCGCCAAGGGCATCGAAAAGGGCGACCGGGTCATCATCTACATGCCGATGATCCCTGAAGCGCTTGAGGCGATGCTGGCCTGTGCCCGCATCGGCGCGGTGCATTCGGTGGTGTTCGGCGGCTTTGCCGCCAACGAACTGGCAGTGCGGATCGACGACGCCAAGCCCAAGGCGATCATCGCCGCCTCCTGCGGGATCGAGCCAGGCCGGACCGTGCATTACAAGCCGCTGCTGGACGGCGCCATCGACCTGTCAGAACATAAGCCGGAGTTCTGCGTGATCTTCCAGCGTGAACAGGAAGTGGCGGATCTGATCCCGGGCCGGGACGTGAACTGGCATGGGTTCCAGTACGGTGTGCAGCCCGCCGAATGTGTCCCGGTCGAGGGCAACCACCCCTCCTATATCCTCTACACCTCCGGCACCACCGGCCAGCCCAAGGGTGTGATCCGCGATACCGCGGGCCAGCTGGTGGCGCTGAACTGGACGATGAAGAACATCTACAACGTTGATCCCGGCGATGTGTTCTGGGCGGCGTCAGATGTGGGCTGGGTCGTCGGGCACTCCTATATCTGCTATGCGCCGCTGATCCACGGCAACACGACAGTTGTGTTCGAGGGCAAGCCTGTTGGCACGCCGGATGCCGGAACCTTCTGGCGGGTTATTTCCGAGCATGGGGTCAAAAGCTTCTTTACTGCCCCCACCGCCTTCCGCGCGGTCAAGCGGGAGGATCCCAAGGGCGAATTCGTCAGGAAATACGATCTGAGCTGCCTGCAGCAGGTCTATCTGGCCGGCGAGCGCGCCGATCCCGACACCATCACCTGGGCGCAGAACCAGCTGAAGGTTCCGGTGGTGGACCACTGGTGGCAGACTGAAACCGGCTGGTCGATTGCCGCCAACCCCTTAGGGATAGAAAAACTGCCGACCAAGCTTGGCTCGCCTGCGCTGCCGATGCCCGGCTATGAGGTGGACATTCTGGACGAGGGCGGCAACCTGGTGGCACCGGGCGAACTGGGCGCCATTGCAGTGAAGCTGCCGTTGCCGCCGGGCACCCTGCCGACGCTGTGGAATGCCGGGGAGCGGTTCAGGAAAAGCTACCTCACGGCCTTTCCCGGCTACTACGAGACCGGCGATGCAGGGACGAAGGATGAGGACGGCTATCTCTATATCATGGCGCGCACAGATGATGTGATCAACGTGGCAGGCCACCGGCTTTCGACCGGCGGCATGGAGGAAGTGCTGTCGGGCCACCCGGATGTCGCCGAATGCGCCGTGATCGGCGTGGCGGACAACCTCAAGGGCCAGATACCTGTTGGCTTCCTCTGCCTGAATTCCGGCGCCGGCCGCGACCCTGGCGAGGTGGTAGCCGAGGTCGTTAAACTGGTGCGCGAGAAGATCGGCCCGGTTGCCGCCTTCAAACTTGCGGCGGTGGTCGACCGGCTGCCCAAGACCCGTTCCGGAAAGATCCTGCGCGGCACCATGGTGAATATCGCTGATGGCACGCCGTGGAAGATGCCTGCAACGATCGACGATCCCGCTGTGCTGGACGAAATCAAGGACGCCCTGCAGGCTATCGGCTACGCCAGATAG
- a CDS encoding NADP-dependent malic enzyme, whose protein sequence is MSDQQNLRQAALNYHEFPQPGKLEIRATKPMANGRDLARAYSPGVAEACIEIKADEANAARYTSRGNLVAVVTNGSAVLGLGNIGALASKPVMEGKAVLFKNFAGIDCFDIEVNESDPEKLADIVCSLEPTFGAINLEDIKAPDCFVVEKLCRERMNIPVFHDDQHGTAIVVGAAAKNALHVAGKSFGEIKIVSTGGGAAGIACLNMLVKLGVKRENIWLCDIHGLVYEGREEDMNPEKAAFAQASDKRTLEEVVDGADLFLGLSGPNVLKPEMVGKMAKRPIIFALANPTPEIMPDQARKVAPDAIIATGRSDFPNQVNNVLCFPFIFRGALDVGATEINDAMQIACVDGIAELARATTSAEAAAAYKGEQLTFGADYLIPKPFDPRLVAVVSSAVAKAAMESGVANRPIEDIEAYKQKLNQTVFKSALLMRPVFEAARAAARRIVFTEGEDERVLRAAQAILEETTETPILIGRPEVIERRCERLGLDVRPGRDFQLVNPENDPRYYDYWNSYHKLMQRRGVTPDLAKAIMRTNTTAIGAIMVHRGEADSLICGTFGEYRWHMNYVEQVLGGNSYAPHGALSLMILEDGPLFIADTHVRIEPTPEQIAETVIGAARHVRRFGLEPKIALCSQSQFGNIACDTGSRLRAALEILDDRRRDFAYEGEMNIDSALDPELRERIFPNSRLEGAANVLIFAHADAASGVRNILKMRAGGLEVGPILMGMGNRAHIVSPSITARGLLNMAAIAGTPVAHYG, encoded by the coding sequence ATGTCCGATCAACAGAACCTGCGCCAAGCCGCACTCAACTATCACGAGTTTCCGCAGCCCGGTAAGCTGGAGATCCGCGCGACCAAGCCGATGGCCAACGGCCGCGATCTGGCGCGCGCTTATTCCCCCGGCGTGGCGGAGGCCTGCATCGAAATCAAGGCGGATGAGGCCAATGCTGCGCGCTATACCTCGCGCGGCAATCTGGTTGCGGTTGTGACGAACGGCTCGGCGGTACTGGGACTGGGCAACATCGGTGCGCTGGCCTCGAAGCCGGTGATGGAAGGCAAGGCGGTCCTGTTCAAGAACTTCGCGGGCATCGACTGCTTTGATATCGAAGTCAACGAAAGCGACCCCGAGAAGCTGGCCGATATCGTCTGCTCGCTGGAGCCGACGTTTGGCGCGATCAATCTGGAAGACATCAAGGCGCCGGATTGCTTTGTGGTGGAGAAGCTGTGCCGCGAGCGGATGAACATCCCGGTTTTCCATGACGATCAGCATGGGACAGCCATCGTCGTAGGGGCCGCCGCCAAGAACGCGCTGCATGTGGCGGGCAAGTCGTTTGGCGAGATCAAGATCGTCTCAACCGGCGGCGGTGCGGCGGGGATCGCCTGCCTCAACATGCTGGTGAAGCTGGGGGTGAAGCGCGAGAATATCTGGCTCTGCGACATTCACGGGCTGGTCTATGAGGGCCGCGAAGAGGACATGAACCCGGAGAAAGCGGCCTTTGCCCAGGCCTCGGACAAGCGGACGCTGGAAGAGGTGGTTGACGGCGCTGATCTGTTCCTGGGGTTGTCCGGGCCGAACGTACTGAAGCCGGAAATGGTCGGCAAAATGGCCAAACGGCCAATCATTTTTGCCCTGGCCAACCCGACACCGGAGATCATGCCCGACCAGGCACGCAAGGTGGCGCCGGATGCGATCATCGCCACCGGGCGCAGCGATTTTCCAAACCAGGTCAACAATGTGCTGTGCTTCCCCTTCATCTTCCGCGGGGCGCTGGACGTGGGGGCGACCGAGATCAATGACGCGATGCAGATTGCCTGTGTCGACGGCATCGCCGAACTGGCGCGGGCAACGACCAGCGCTGAGGCGGCGGCGGCCTATAAGGGCGAGCAGCTGACTTTCGGCGCCGACTACCTGATCCCCAAGCCGTTTGACCCGCGCCTGGTGGCGGTGGTGTCTTCTGCCGTGGCCAAGGCGGCGATGGAAAGCGGTGTTGCGAACCGGCCGATCGAGGACATCGAAGCCTATAAGCAGAAGCTGAACCAAACCGTCTTCAAATCCGCCCTGCTGATGCGGCCGGTGTTCGAGGCCGCCCGAGCCGCCGCCCGCCGCATTGTCTTTACAGAGGGCGAGGACGAGCGGGTGCTGCGCGCCGCCCAGGCGATTCTGGAGGAGACAACCGAAACCCCGATCCTGATCGGCCGCCCGGAAGTGATTGAGCGCCGCTGTGAGCGGCTGGGGCTGGATGTGCGCCCCGGCCGTGACTTCCAGCTGGTCAACCCGGAAAACGACCCGCGGTATTACGACTACTGGAACAGCTATCACAAGCTGATGCAGCGGCGCGGCGTGACCCCGGACCTGGCCAAGGCGATCATGCGCACCAATACCACCGCGATTGGCGCCATCATGGTCCACCGCGGCGAGGCGGACAGTCTGATTTGCGGCACGTTCGGCGAATACCGCTGGCATATGAATTATGTCGAGCAGGTTCTGGGCGGCAACAGCTACGCGCCGCATGGGGCGCTGTCGCTGATGATTTTGGAGGACGGGCCGCTGTTCATCGCCGACACCCATGTGCGGATCGAGCCGACGCCGGAACAGATCGCAGAAACCGTCATCGGCGCAGCCCGCCATGTGCGCCGCTTTGGCCTGGAACCGAAGATTGCGCTGTGTTCGCAATCGCAATTCGGCAATATCGCCTGCGACACCGGCAGCAGGCTGCGCGCCGCGCTGGAAATCCTCGACGACAGGCGCCGGGATTTTGCCTATGAGGGCGAAATGAACATCGACAGCGCGCTGGACCCTGAGCTGCGCGAACGGATCTTCCCCAATTCGCGGCTGGAGGGCGCGGCCAATGTGCTGATCTTTGCCCATGCCGATGCCGCCTCGGGGGTGCGCAACATCCTGAAAATGCGGGCCGGCGGGCTGGAGGTCGGGCCGATCCTGATGGGCATGGGCAACCGCGCCCATATCGTTTCCCCCTCGATCACCGCGCGCGGGCTTTTGAACATGGCCGCCATTGCCGGCACCCCGGTGGCGCACTACGGTTAA
- a CDS encoding NAD kinase — MSLRIAFLASEADVAQDALGTLRKRYGHVPPAEAGIVVALGGDGFMLRTLLSMVDHPAPVYGMNRGTVGFLMNEYREDGLIGRLEEAVQEIINPLSMTVMDRRGEVHKALAINEVSLLRAGPQAARLRISVDGRVRMEELVCDGALVSTPAGSTAYNYSAHGPILPIGADVLALTAIAAFRPRRWRGALLPSNAMVRFDVLEAAKRPVMADADSNSVADIDWVEIRTDPKIRHKILFDPGHGLEERLISEQFT, encoded by the coding sequence ATGAGTTTGAGAATCGCCTTTCTGGCCAGTGAGGCCGATGTTGCGCAGGATGCATTGGGTACCCTGCGAAAGAGATACGGTCATGTGCCGCCCGCCGAAGCCGGTATTGTTGTGGCTCTGGGCGGGGATGGTTTCATGCTGCGCACGTTGCTTTCGATGGTGGATCATCCGGCGCCGGTGTACGGCATGAACCGCGGCACCGTTGGCTTTCTGATGAATGAATACCGTGAAGACGGGTTGATCGGGCGGCTTGAAGAAGCCGTGCAGGAAATTATCAACCCGCTGTCGATGACCGTAATGGACCGCCGCGGCGAGGTGCATAAGGCGCTGGCCATCAACGAGGTGTCTTTGCTGCGGGCAGGGCCGCAGGCGGCGCGGCTCAGAATATCCGTGGACGGGCGAGTGCGGATGGAGGAACTGGTCTGCGACGGCGCCTTGGTGTCCACCCCCGCGGGCTCCACAGCCTATAACTATTCCGCGCATGGCCCGATCCTGCCGATCGGGGCGGATGTGCTGGCGCTGACGGCGATTGCCGCCTTCCGGCCGCGGCGCTGGCGCGGCGCGCTTTTGCCCAGCAACGCGATGGTGCGCTTTGATGTTCTGGAGGCCGCTAAACGCCCGGTGATGGCTGACGCGGACTCGAATTCGGTGGCGGATATCGATTGGGTCGAGATCCGCACCGATCCGAAGATACGCCATAAAATCCTGTTCGACCCCGGTCATGGGCTGGAAGAAAGACTTATTTCCGAGCAGTTTACGTAA
- a CDS encoding amidase family protein, with translation MTNPETWRLSATELTQLTRTGDLSAEGAVQASIDRMNAVNPALNAVVEDLSAEALDRARALDIARAGGAVPGPLHGVPVTIKINVDQKGHATSNGVPALKDLIAPADAPVVENLQKAGAVVIGRTNTPEFSFRADTDNPLHGRTHNPWGRHISPGGSSGGAGAAVMAGIGALAHGNDIGGSLRFPAAANGAVTVKPGLGRVPAWNPSQSAERGLLAQLMSVQGLIARSAEDLHLSMPSLIAADPRDPFHVPVPWRGEALNDPVKVAFTKNTHGYELHPEVEAALDFAREALTGAGYLVEEAEPPNVFEAGRTGYRALMGEIHALMKGDVDAAGSQPVRDIFAVYFQEFPPFTGDELLQMMAKRTHYARQWSLFMEEYPLVLSPFLPQPFFKPDRDTEGAEGVHEVLGCAVYSYAMNFLGLPAASVPARLAQLPNGPQPINVQIAARRWREDLAVDACAAIEARAGRMCLPLWHQMQAGGRS, from the coding sequence ATGACAAATCCGGAGACCTGGCGCCTGAGTGCCACGGAACTGACACAACTGACACGCACCGGAGATCTGAGCGCCGAAGGCGCCGTGCAAGCCTCCATTGATCGAATGAACGCGGTGAACCCAGCGCTGAATGCCGTCGTTGAAGATCTGAGCGCCGAGGCACTGGATCGCGCCCGCGCGCTCGACATTGCGCGCGCAGGCGGCGCGGTTCCCGGCCCGCTGCACGGTGTGCCGGTCACCATCAAAATCAACGTGGATCAGAAAGGCCATGCCACCTCAAACGGCGTCCCGGCGCTGAAGGACTTGATCGCGCCCGCGGACGCCCCGGTGGTGGAGAACCTGCAAAAGGCCGGGGCGGTGGTGATCGGGCGGACAAATACACCTGAATTTTCCTTCCGCGCCGACACCGACAACCCGTTGCACGGCCGCACCCATAACCCATGGGGACGGCATATCTCGCCGGGCGGATCCTCCGGCGGCGCCGGGGCTGCAGTGATGGCCGGAATCGGCGCACTGGCACATGGCAATGACATCGGCGGCTCCTTGCGCTTTCCGGCCGCAGCCAATGGCGCGGTGACGGTCAAGCCCGGCCTGGGCCGGGTGCCGGCCTGGAACCCCAGCCAATCCGCCGAGCGCGGTCTGCTGGCGCAACTGATGTCGGTGCAGGGGCTGATTGCCCGCTCGGCAGAGGATCTGCATCTTTCGATGCCCTCTTTGATTGCCGCAGACCCGCGCGACCCCTTCCATGTGCCGGTGCCCTGGCGCGGTGAAGCGCTGAATGACCCGGTCAAGGTTGCTTTCACCAAGAACACCCATGGCTATGAACTGCACCCCGAGGTCGAAGCCGCATTGGATTTTGCCCGCGAGGCGCTGACCGGCGCGGGCTATTTGGTTGAGGAAGCGGAACCGCCCAATGTGTTCGAGGCCGGGCGCACCGGCTACCGCGCCCTGATGGGCGAAATCCATGCACTGATGAAGGGGGATGTAGACGCGGCAGGCTCCCAGCCCGTGCGCGACATCTTTGCCGTCTATTTCCAGGAGTTCCCGCCCTTTACCGGGGATGAGCTGCTGCAGATGATGGCCAAGCGCACGCATTACGCGCGGCAATGGTCCCTGTTCATGGAGGAATACCCGCTGGTACTATCGCCTTTCCTGCCGCAGCCCTTTTTCAAGCCGGACCGCGACACCGAAGGCGCGGAAGGCGTGCATGAGGTGCTGGGCTGCGCAGTTTACTCCTATGCGATGAACTTCCTCGGCCTGCCCGCCGCCTCAGTGCCTGCCCGGCTGGCGCAGCTGCCGAATGGGCCGCAGCCCATCAATGTGCAGATCGCCGCCCGCCGCTGGCGCGAGGATCTGGCGGTGGACGCTTGCGCCGCAATCGAAGCCCGAGCGGGCCGCATGTGCCTGCCGCTGTGGCACCAGATGCAGGCCGGCGGACGCAGCTGA
- a CDS encoding cytidine deaminase, whose product MRHSDQMIKNRKAPMSLKTAATAVRENAHAPYSNFKVGAAVRSASGQIYVGCNVENVAYPEGTCAEAGAIAAMVAAGEKKLAEVYVIADCPAPIPPCGGCRQKLKEFGTGEVKVTLATTDGAEKDTTIGDLLPGAFDADHMERC is encoded by the coding sequence CTGCGGCATTCTGACCAGATGATCAAAAACCGGAAAGCACCGATGAGCCTCAAAACCGCTGCCACTGCCGTCCGCGAAAACGCCCACGCGCCGTATTCAAATTTCAAAGTCGGTGCGGCTGTCCGTTCGGCCTCGGGCCAGATCTATGTCGGCTGCAACGTTGAAAACGTGGCCTACCCGGAGGGCACCTGCGCCGAGGCCGGCGCCATTGCCGCCATGGTGGCAGCCGGGGAAAAGAAACTGGCAGAGGTCTATGTGATCGCCGACTGCCCCGCACCGATCCCGCCCTGCGGGGGCTGCCGCCAGAAGCTCAAGGAGTTCGGCACCGGTGAAGTCAAAGTGACCCTGGCCACCACCGACGGCGCCGAGAAAGACACCACAATCGGCGATCTGCTGCCGGGCGCTTTTGACGCGGACCATATGGAGCGCTGCTGA
- a CDS encoding GFA family protein: MRGHCHCGAVHWESQAEAAWSCYCHCADCRRNCAAPVTAFFGLPHESVAWSGSEPQIYNSSTGVERLFCSACGTQMAYRTARDTVNIHMYTATLECPGELPPKFHVFHSDHVSWLELKDRLPRYGRGRDQDA; the protein is encoded by the coding sequence ATGAGAGGGCATTGCCACTGCGGCGCCGTGCATTGGGAGAGCCAGGCCGAAGCGGCCTGGAGCTGCTACTGCCATTGCGCCGATTGCCGCCGCAATTGCGCGGCACCCGTCACCGCATTTTTCGGGCTGCCGCATGAGTCGGTCGCGTGGTCCGGTTCTGAGCCGCAGATCTACAATTCCTCCACCGGTGTCGAGCGGCTGTTCTGCAGCGCCTGCGGCACCCAGATGGCCTATCGCACGGCACGCGATACGGTGAATATCCACATGTACACAGCGACCCTGGAATGCCCCGGGGAACTGCCCCCCAAGTTCCATGTCTTCCACTCCGACCATGTGAGCTGGCTGGAGCTGAAAGACAGGCTGCCCCGCTACGGCCGGGGCAGAGATCAGGATGCCTAG
- a CDS encoding TetR-like C-terminal domain-containing protein — MNGRSFQKLGAAAAAPIAGAQDAPPTRRLILTNNAYLHFAVENTNLWRAMFDLQMTAGRAVPDWYLEALEGLFANIARPAAELSPDQSAEEAGLMVRALFSSVHGIVLLGVERRFSGVPPEQIEQVIAQVLG, encoded by the coding sequence GTGAACGGCCGCTCCTTCCAGAAGCTCGGTGCAGCGGCCGCAGCCCCCATTGCCGGTGCGCAGGACGCGCCGCCGACCCGCCGGCTGATCCTGACGAACAACGCCTATCTGCATTTTGCGGTGGAAAACACCAATCTGTGGCGGGCCATGTTTGATCTGCAGATGACCGCCGGGAGGGCAGTGCCGGACTGGTACCTTGAGGCGCTGGAAGGGCTGTTTGCCAATATTGCCCGCCCGGCGGCGGAACTGTCCCCGGATCAGAGCGCGGAAGAGGCCGGGCTGATGGTGCGGGCGCTGTTTTCCTCGGTGCATGGCATCGTGCTGCTGGGGGTGGAACGGCGCTTCTCCGGCGTGCCGCCCGAGCAGATCGAACAGGTAATCGCTCAGGTACTGGGCTAG
- a CDS encoding thymidine phosphorylase has translation MDARAINAMLRRGETPGEEDLRWFAQGLASGAVSDAQAGAFAMAVCLQGLSVEGRRALTLAMRDTGDVLQWDLDGPVLDKHSTGGVGDCVSLLLAPALAACGAYVPMISGRGLGHTGGTLDKLEAIPGVSIQVSEDRLRRLMQDVGCAIVGATARIAPADRRLYAIRDVTATVESLDLITASILSKKLAASPDALVLDVKIGSGAFMKTAAEAGALAQSLCDTANAAGCKASALITDMNQPLAPALGNALEVAEVMRMLTVKAAGPLAEISAVLGGELLVHAGLAADAAAGADKITAALTDGRAADRFGRMIAALGGPVDFADRWQDHLPGAEVIREVKTPSAGYVTAMNGEALGLAVVRLGGGRMVESDRIHPGVGISGLVRLGQQVGAGDTLACIHAASDDAADMAEAALVAAVSIGEAPDALPPLVHERIS, from the coding sequence ATGGATGCCCGCGCCATCAATGCAATGCTGCGGCGCGGTGAAACACCTGGCGAAGAAGATCTGCGCTGGTTTGCCCAAGGACTGGCCAGCGGTGCGGTGTCCGATGCGCAGGCTGGTGCCTTTGCCATGGCCGTTTGCCTGCAGGGTCTGAGTGTCGAGGGCCGCCGCGCCCTGACACTGGCGATGCGCGACACCGGCGATGTGCTGCAATGGGATCTGGACGGGCCGGTGCTGGACAAGCATTCCACTGGCGGCGTGGGGGATTGCGTCTCGCTGCTGCTGGCGCCCGCACTGGCCGCCTGCGGCGCCTATGTGCCGATGATCTCCGGCCGCGGCCTTGGCCATACCGGCGGCACCCTGGACAAGCTGGAGGCCATTCCCGGCGTCTCGATTCAGGTCAGCGAAGACCGCCTGCGCCGGTTGATGCAGGACGTTGGCTGCGCCATCGTCGGCGCCACCGCCCGGATCGCACCGGCTGACAGACGGCTTTATGCAATCCGCGATGTGACGGCGACGGTGGAAAGCCTCGACCTGATCACTGCCTCGATCCTGTCCAAAAAACTCGCCGCAAGCCCGGACGCGCTGGTACTGGACGTCAAAATCGGTTCAGGCGCCTTCATGAAAACCGCGGCTGAGGCCGGCGCGCTGGCGCAATCCCTCTGCGATACTGCCAATGCGGCGGGTTGCAAAGCCTCGGCGCTGATCACCGACATGAACCAGCCGCTGGCGCCCGCACTGGGCAATGCGCTGGAGGTGGCAGAGGTGATGCGGATGCTGACCGTCAAAGCCGCGGGGCCGCTGGCGGAAATCTCGGCTGTGCTGGGCGGTGAACTGCTGGTCCACGCAGGGCTGGCCGCGGATGCCGCGGCGGGCGCGGACAAGATCACCGCAGCCCTGACGGATGGCCGCGCGGCTGATCGCTTTGGCCGGATGATTGCGGCCTTGGGCGGCCCCGTGGATTTTGCAGACAGATGGCAGGATCATCTGCCCGGCGCAGAAGTCATCAGGGAGGTCAAGACGCCATCGGCAGGGTATGTCACGGCCATGAACGGCGAGGCGCTCGGCCTGGCCGTTGTCCGCCTTGGCGGCGGCCGGATGGTGGAAAGCGACCGCATTCACCCGGGCGTCGGTATCTCGGGCCTCGTCCGGCTGGGCCAGCAGGTCGGCGCAGGAGACACCCTTGCCTGCATTCACGCGGCCAGCGATGATGCAGCAGATATGGCGGAGGCGGCCCTTGTTGCTGCTGTCTCCATCGGGGAGGCGCCGGACGCCTTGCCGCCGCTGGTTCACGAAAGGATCTCCTGA
- the glyA gene encoding serine hydroxymethyltransferase, with product MTEATRDPGFFTQALSERDPELYASITAELGRQRDEIELIASENIVSAAVMEAQGSVLTNKYAEGYPGRRYYGGCQYVDVAENLAIDRAKQLFGCEYANVQPNSGSQANQGVFQALIQPGDTILGMDLASGGHLTHGARPNQSGKWFNAVHYGVRESDNLIDYDQIQALATEHQPKLIIAGGSAIPRQIDFARFREIADSVGAYFMVDMAHIAGLIAAGEHPSPFPHAHVATTTTHKTLRGPRGGMIVTNDEAIAKKVNSAIFPGIQGGPLMHVIAGKAAAFGEALKPEFKAYQKQVRANAAALADQLIQGGLDIVTGGTDTHVMLVDLRPKGVTGNIADKALGRAHITTNKNGIPFDPEKPTVTSGLRLGTPAGTTRGFGEAEFRQIADLIIEVIDGLAANGENGNADVEAAVRAKVADLCARFPLYPNL from the coding sequence ATGACTGAAGCGACCCGTGACCCCGGCTTTTTCACCCAAGCGCTGTCGGAGCGCGATCCTGAACTTTATGCCTCGATCACAGCCGAGCTGGGCCGCCAGCGCGACGAGATCGAGCTGATTGCCTCCGAGAACATCGTCTCGGCCGCGGTGATGGAAGCGCAAGGCTCGGTGCTGACCAACAAATACGCCGAAGGCTACCCGGGGCGCCGCTACTATGGCGGCTGCCAGTATGTCGATGTCGCCGAAAACCTCGCCATCGACCGCGCCAAGCAGCTGTTCGGCTGCGAATACGCCAACGTGCAGCCGAATTCCGGCAGCCAGGCGAACCAGGGTGTGTTCCAGGCGCTGATCCAGCCCGGCGACACCATTCTGGGCATGGATCTGGCCTCCGGGGGCCACCTGACCCACGGCGCCCGCCCGAACCAGTCGGGCAAGTGGTTCAACGCTGTGCACTACGGTGTGCGCGAAAGCGACAACCTGATCGACTACGACCAGATCCAGGCCCTCGCGACCGAGCACCAGCCCAAATTGATCATCGCCGGCGGTTCCGCCATCCCGCGCCAGATCGACTTTGCCAGATTCCGGGAAATCGCCGACAGCGTCGGCGCCTATTTCATGGTCGACATGGCCCATATCGCCGGTCTGATCGCTGCCGGTGAGCATCCCTCGCCGTTCCCGCACGCGCATGTGGCCACCACCACCACCCACAAGACCCTGCGCGGCCCGCGCGGCGGCATGATCGTGACCAATGACGAGGCGATCGCCAAGAAAGTGAACTCGGCGATCTTCCCCGGCATCCAGGGCGGCCCGCTGATGCATGTGATCGCCGGCAAGGCGGCGGCCTTCGGCGAGGCGCTGAAGCCGGAGTTCAAGGCCTACCAGAAGCAGGTCCGCGCCAACGCAGCCGCGCTGGCGGATCAGCTGATCCAGGGCGGGCTGGACATTGTCACCGGCGGCACCGATACCCACGTCATGCTGGTTGACCTGCGCCCCAAAGGCGTCACCGGCAACATCGCTGACAAGGCGCTGGGGCGGGCCCATATCACCACCAACAAGAACGGCATCCCGTTCGACCCGGAAAAGCCCACCGTGACCTCCGGCCTGCGTCTGGGCACGCCGGCAGGCACCACCCGCGGCTTCGGCGAGGCAGAGTTCCGCCAGATCGCCGATCTGATCATCGAGGTGATCGACGGGCTGGCCGCCAACGGTGAAAACGGCAATGCGGATGTGGAGGCCGCGGTGCGCGCCAAGGTTGCGGATCTCTGCGCCAGGTTCCCGCTGTACCCGAACCTGTAA